A stretch of Methanosphaerula palustris E1-9c DNA encodes these proteins:
- the uvrC gene encoding excinuclease ABC subunit UvrC has product MTVEPPVDLNTLPTAPGCYLYHDVDGTVIYVGKAKNLKRRVSSYFQRHDLDPKTEALVSHIASIQFIVTNNEVEALLLENNLIKRHWPKYNISLKDSKTYAYILRTDEEFPRFVVARDRDQPGTYFGPFTSGLERDYLLRALKHAFLIRSCRRLQKRACLRYHMQSCLGPCVGAISREEYAKQVCRAEAVLSGKGDDLIAALKEEMAARSEAEEFEQALVIRDQIQAIERLQEHQRVQRQKNYDEDVINYLVVDGTVYLALFNIYRGTLGQKEEYVFPFHQGFLDEFLVQYYADHPVPKEVLVPHEVDGSIAEFLGEMKGQKVGVTVPQRGDRKNLLDLVKTNIETQFFGDRIKVEELKKALHLPTSPGVIECFDISHLSGTAMVGVMVQFRDGRPDRKNYRKFRIRTVEGIDDFRAIAEVVRRRYSRLQREQKRMPDLIVVDGGKGQLHAAADELASLGLKVPLIALAKREEEVFMPGLSLPMPLDRRSKASLFLQQIRDETHRSAITYNRTLRRKKVVP; this is encoded by the coding sequence ATGACCGTCGAGCCTCCTGTCGATCTGAACACCCTTCCGACGGCTCCGGGCTGCTACCTGTACCATGATGTGGACGGGACGGTCATCTATGTCGGCAAGGCCAAGAACCTGAAACGGCGGGTGTCGAGTTACTTCCAGCGGCACGACCTCGATCCCAAGACCGAGGCCCTGGTCTCTCATATCGCCTCGATCCAGTTCATCGTCACCAACAACGAGGTCGAGGCGCTCCTCCTTGAGAACAACCTGATCAAGCGGCACTGGCCGAAGTACAACATCAGCCTGAAGGACTCGAAGACCTATGCGTATATCCTCAGGACCGATGAGGAGTTCCCCCGGTTCGTGGTGGCGCGGGACCGGGACCAGCCGGGGACCTACTTCGGTCCGTTCACCTCGGGCCTTGAGCGCGATTACCTCCTCCGTGCCCTCAAACACGCGTTTCTGATCCGATCGTGCCGGCGCCTGCAGAAGCGGGCATGCCTTCGGTATCATATGCAGTCCTGCCTGGGGCCCTGTGTCGGTGCGATCAGCCGGGAGGAGTACGCAAAACAGGTCTGCCGGGCCGAGGCGGTGCTGAGTGGGAAAGGGGACGATCTGATCGCGGCCCTGAAGGAGGAGATGGCCGCCCGGTCCGAGGCGGAGGAGTTCGAGCAGGCCCTCGTCATCCGCGATCAGATCCAGGCGATCGAACGGCTGCAGGAGCATCAGCGGGTGCAGCGGCAGAAGAACTATGATGAGGACGTCATCAACTACCTGGTCGTCGACGGGACGGTCTACCTCGCCCTCTTCAACATCTACCGGGGGACGCTCGGTCAGAAGGAGGAGTACGTCTTTCCGTTCCACCAGGGGTTTCTGGATGAGTTTCTCGTCCAGTACTATGCCGATCACCCGGTCCCGAAGGAGGTGCTCGTCCCCCACGAGGTCGACGGGTCGATCGCAGAGTTCCTCGGGGAGATGAAGGGGCAGAAGGTCGGGGTCACCGTTCCGCAGCGGGGGGACCGGAAGAACCTGCTCGACCTGGTCAAAACCAATATCGAGACCCAGTTCTTCGGCGATCGGATCAAGGTGGAGGAACTCAAAAAGGCGCTCCACCTCCCGACATCACCCGGCGTGATCGAGTGCTTCGATATCTCCCACCTGAGCGGAACGGCGATGGTCGGGGTGATGGTCCAGTTCCGTGACGGCCGGCCCGACCGGAAGAACTACCGGAAGTTCCGGATCAGAACGGTCGAGGGGATCGACGACTTCCGTGCCATCGCCGAGGTGGTCCGGCGGCGGTACAGCCGGCTTCAGCGGGAGCAGAAGCGGATGCCCGACCTGATCGTCGTCGACGGCGGTAAGGGGCAGCTCCATGCGGCAGCCGACGAACTGGCATCCCTCGGGCTGAAGGTTCCGCTGATCGCGCTCGCCAAGCGGGAGGAGGAGGTCTTCATGCCAGGGCTCTCCCTGCCGATGCCGCTCGACCGGCGCTCGAAGGCCTCGCTCTTTCTGCAGCAGATCCGGGACGAGACCCATCGGAGTGCGATCACCTACAATAGAACCCTCCGGAGGAAGAAGGTGGTACCATGA
- the uvrA gene encoding excinuclease ABC subunit UvrA, with the protein MREIIIKGAREHNLKNISVVLPRDKLIVFTGLSGSGKSTLAFDTLYAEGQRRYVESLSTYARQFLGVMHKPDVDSIEGLSPAISIEQKTTSKNPRSTVGTITEIYDYLRLLYARIGTPYCPVHNIKIESQTPERIADTITAEQAGMVTILAPIIRQKKGTYQQLFKDLNREGFARVRVNGTIVRTDEEITLDRYKKHTIDIVLDRFDTIDRTRLVESIEVGLKRAEGLIIVVDEEGKETTYSSLMACPICGISFEELQPRMFSFNSPFGACEECNGLGFRMVFDPDLIIPDKSLCIVDGAIALYRNVLEGFRGQQLDTVAKSFGFDLFTPIQDLTEEQYNGLMFGSDKQIDFSVTMKQGDVHWSHRGTWEGLLPQAERLYHQTQSEYRKKELEKFMRIYECPTCKGARLKEKIRAVRINDRSIVDVTRLSVTACRDFFANLTLTPKQAEIAMLVVKEITDRLNFLERVGLGYLNLSRSAGTLSGGEAQRIRLATQIGANLMGVLYVLDEPSIGLHQRDNQRLIDSLCALRDLGNTLIVVEHDEETIRHADYVVDIGPGAGVHGGQVVAKGTPLQIERSINSLTGLYLAGSLKIDTPKWRRSSDHFIRITGAAENNLKGIDVQFPIGVLTVVTGVSGSGKSTLVYDILYKALQKKLKRSSEPAGKHESLTLDSEIDKVIVIDQSPIGRTPRSNPATYTKIFDEIRSVFAGVPEAKVRGYQPGRFSFNVKGGRCEACQGDGLIKIEMNFLPEVYVECEECKGKRYNRETLEVKYKGHSIADVLDMSVDEALHLFESLPAIRTKLETLSRVGLDYIKLGQSSTTLSGGEAQRIKLTRELAKRATGKTLYLLDEPTTGLHFHDVKKLIQVLDDLVKKGNSVLVIEHNLDVIKSADHVIDLGPDGGDRGGQVIATGTPEEIAATPGSYTGEYLKKVL; encoded by the coding sequence ATGAGGGAGATCATCATCAAAGGGGCGAGGGAGCATAACCTCAAGAATATCAGCGTGGTGCTCCCCCGTGACAAACTGATCGTCTTCACCGGCCTGTCCGGTTCAGGAAAATCGACGCTCGCGTTCGATACGCTCTATGCCGAAGGGCAGCGGCGGTATGTGGAATCCCTCTCCACCTATGCCCGGCAGTTTCTCGGGGTGATGCACAAGCCGGATGTGGACTCGATCGAAGGGCTCTCTCCTGCGATCTCGATCGAGCAGAAGACCACCTCCAAGAACCCGCGCTCCACGGTCGGCACGATCACCGAGATCTACGACTACCTCCGGCTTCTGTATGCGAGGATCGGAACACCCTACTGCCCGGTGCACAACATCAAGATCGAATCGCAGACCCCGGAACGGATCGCCGATACGATCACCGCGGAGCAGGCCGGCATGGTGACGATTCTCGCCCCGATCATCAGGCAGAAGAAGGGGACCTACCAGCAACTCTTCAAGGACCTGAACCGGGAGGGGTTTGCCAGGGTCCGGGTGAACGGGACGATCGTTCGGACCGACGAGGAGATCACCCTCGACCGGTACAAGAAGCACACTATCGATATCGTGCTCGACCGGTTCGATACGATCGACCGGACCCGCCTCGTCGAGAGCATCGAGGTCGGGCTGAAGCGAGCCGAGGGGCTGATCATCGTTGTGGACGAGGAGGGGAAAGAGACGACCTACTCCTCGCTGATGGCCTGCCCGATCTGCGGGATCTCCTTCGAAGAACTCCAGCCGCGGATGTTCTCGTTCAACAGTCCGTTCGGCGCCTGCGAGGAGTGCAACGGTCTCGGTTTCCGGATGGTCTTCGATCCGGACCTGATCATCCCTGACAAGAGCCTCTGTATCGTGGACGGGGCGATCGCCCTGTATCGGAATGTCCTGGAGGGCTTCCGGGGTCAGCAGCTCGACACCGTCGCCAAGAGTTTCGGTTTCGACCTCTTCACGCCCATCCAGGATCTGACTGAAGAGCAGTACAATGGGCTGATGTTCGGTTCTGACAAGCAGATCGACTTCTCGGTCACGATGAAGCAGGGGGATGTACACTGGTCTCACCGGGGTACCTGGGAGGGGCTCCTCCCGCAGGCTGAACGGTTGTATCATCAGACGCAGTCTGAATACCGGAAGAAGGAACTTGAGAAGTTCATGCGGATCTATGAGTGCCCCACCTGTAAGGGAGCCCGGCTGAAGGAGAAGATCCGGGCGGTCCGGATCAATGATCGATCCATCGTCGATGTGACCCGTCTCTCGGTCACCGCCTGTCGGGATTTCTTTGCTAACCTGACGCTGACCCCGAAACAGGCAGAGATCGCCATGCTGGTGGTCAAGGAGATCACCGACCGGCTGAACTTCCTCGAACGGGTCGGGCTCGGGTACCTGAACCTCTCGCGGTCGGCAGGGACGCTCTCTGGTGGAGAAGCCCAGCGGATCCGGCTGGCGACTCAGATCGGGGCGAACCTGATGGGGGTGCTGTACGTGCTGGACGAGCCCTCGATCGGTCTCCATCAGAGGGATAACCAGCGACTGATCGATTCACTCTGTGCGCTCCGCGATCTGGGCAACACGCTGATCGTCGTCGAGCATGACGAGGAGACGATCCGTCATGCCGACTACGTGGTCGACATCGGCCCCGGGGCCGGGGTGCACGGCGGTCAGGTGGTGGCCAAGGGGACGCCGCTTCAGATCGAGCGGTCGATCAACTCGCTGACCGGGCTGTACCTCGCCGGCTCGCTCAAGATCGATACTCCGAAATGGCGGCGGTCCAGCGACCACTTCATCAGAATCACCGGGGCGGCCGAGAACAACCTCAAGGGGATCGATGTCCAGTTCCCGATCGGGGTGCTGACGGTGGTGACCGGTGTCTCCGGCTCCGGGAAATCGACGCTGGTCTATGATATCCTGTACAAGGCCCTGCAGAAGAAACTGAAGAGAAGCAGCGAACCGGCTGGAAAACACGAGTCGTTGACGCTCGATTCCGAGATCGACAAGGTGATCGTGATCGACCAGAGTCCAATCGGTCGGACCCCCCGGTCCAACCCTGCCACGTATACCAAGATCTTCGACGAGATCCGGTCGGTCTTCGCCGGGGTGCCGGAGGCGAAGGTGCGGGGGTACCAACCCGGCCGGTTCTCGTTCAATGTCAAGGGCGGACGGTGCGAGGCCTGCCAGGGCGACGGGCTGATCAAGATCGAGATGAACTTTCTGCCCGAGGTCTATGTGGAGTGCGAGGAGTGCAAGGGGAAGCGGTACAACCGCGAGACCCTTGAGGTGAAGTACAAGGGTCATTCCATCGCCGATGTGCTGGATATGTCCGTCGATGAGGCGCTCCATCTCTTCGAGTCGCTTCCGGCGATCAGAACCAAACTCGAGACCCTCTCCCGGGTCGGCCTCGACTATATCAAACTCGGACAGTCGTCGACGACTCTCTCCGGCGGTGAAGCGCAGCGGATCAAACTGACCCGGGAACTGGCCAAGCGGGCGACCGGCAAGACGCTCTACCTGCTCGACGAGCCGACGACCGGCCTCCACTTCCATGATGTGAAGAAACTGATCCAGGTGCTGGACGACCTGGTCAAGAAGGGGAACTCGGTGCTGGTGATCGAGCACAACCTGGACGTCATCAAGTCTGCCGACCATGTGATAGACCTCGGACCGGACGGAGGTGACCGGGGCGGACAGGTGATCGCGACCGGAACGCCGGAGGAGATCGCGGCGACGCCGGGCAGTTACACAGGGGAGTACCTGAAGAAGGTGTTATGA
- a CDS encoding putative manganese-dependent inorganic diphosphatase gives METHPDGGIHINSIYVIGHKQPDTDSICSVIGYAELQNNEPSNEGTRTYIPARCGEVNPETAFALETFEVEAPVYIESVEPNVADIPFIDTRCAQKDLPTVDVATMMDQYDMRNMPITDDRGILLGLVSEYGLARAYVTRQRMEQLSIGPIRLDVLEQILSAQTVVAAEEQLEGKVYTAIDALHVTLSRLTANDVAIVGDNEPAQLALISAGIAALIIADGAPVGDRVINAARAQGVSVLATALDAFGVGKMIHLSLPASLVMETDIPIVSREDSLEFAKNQISTSKFRTACVTGEGGTFLGMLSRTTLMQEIQKSVVLLDHNEAAQAVDGIEYADIVEIIDHHRLGVISTLRPIRFINEPVGSTSTIITTMFTARGRTPSRSTAGLLLCGILSDTLVLRMSTTTEADRKAVTYLSDLLGIDFQDLGTRLIEKGMALEGLPITGLLARDTKHYDLFGKSLLIGQVMVPSFAFTSQHAEEIRAELAAQRRAQKVDFAITLFTSVFENASEVFAAGDELALQKLELCLQPRRLENVMSRKKDFLPHIGQLVRRL, from the coding sequence ATGGAGACTCATCCGGATGGGGGGATTCATATCAATAGTATCTATGTGATCGGACATAAACAACCGGATACTGACAGTATCTGCAGCGTCATCGGCTACGCAGAACTCCAGAACAACGAGCCCTCGAACGAGGGAACCAGAACCTACATCCCTGCCAGGTGCGGCGAGGTGAACCCTGAGACCGCCTTTGCATTGGAGACCTTCGAGGTCGAGGCACCGGTGTACATCGAGAGCGTGGAACCCAACGTGGCCGATATTCCGTTCATCGACACCCGGTGCGCCCAGAAGGATCTTCCGACCGTCGACGTGGCCACGATGATGGACCAGTACGACATGCGGAACATGCCGATCACCGACGACCGGGGGATCCTGCTCGGTCTTGTCAGCGAATATGGGCTTGCGAGGGCGTATGTGACCAGGCAGCGGATGGAGCAGTTATCCATCGGGCCGATCCGGCTGGACGTGCTCGAACAGATCCTGAGTGCACAGACCGTGGTGGCCGCCGAGGAGCAGCTGGAAGGAAAGGTCTACACCGCGATCGATGCCCTCCACGTCACCCTCTCCCGGCTGACTGCGAACGATGTCGCGATCGTCGGGGATAACGAGCCGGCCCAGCTCGCCCTCATCTCAGCAGGGATTGCAGCCCTGATCATCGCCGACGGCGCCCCGGTCGGCGACCGGGTGATCAATGCAGCCCGGGCCCAGGGGGTATCGGTGCTGGCCACGGCGCTCGATGCGTTCGGGGTCGGAAAGATGATCCACCTCTCCCTGCCGGCCAGTCTGGTGATGGAGACCGACATTCCGATCGTCAGCAGGGAGGACTCGCTCGAGTTTGCCAAGAACCAGATCTCGACCTCGAAGTTCCGGACCGCCTGCGTGACCGGGGAGGGAGGGACCTTCCTCGGGATGCTCTCGCGGACGACCCTGATGCAGGAGATCCAGAAGTCGGTCGTCCTGCTCGACCACAACGAGGCCGCCCAGGCCGTGGACGGGATCGAGTACGCCGACATCGTCGAGATCATCGATCACCACCGGCTCGGGGTGATCTCGACACTCCGACCGATCCGGTTCATCAACGAGCCGGTCGGTTCCACCTCCACGATCATCACGACCATGTTCACGGCCCGGGGACGCACGCCGTCCCGGTCGACGGCCGGGCTCCTCCTCTGCGGGATCCTCTCGGACACCCTGGTCCTCCGGATGTCGACGACCACCGAGGCCGACCGGAAGGCGGTCACCTACCTCTCGGACCTGCTCGGCATCGATTTCCAGGATCTCGGCACCCGTCTGATCGAGAAGGGGATGGCCCTCGAGGGTCTGCCGATCACCGGGCTGCTGGCCAGGGATACCAAGCACTACGACCTCTTCGGGAAGTCCCTGCTGATCGGACAGGTGATGGTCCCGTCGTTCGCATTCACCAGCCAGCATGCCGAAGAGATCCGTGCAGAACTGGCAGCCCAGCGGAGAGCTCAGAAGGTCGACTTTGCGATCACCCTCTTCACCAGCGTCTTCGAGAACGCCAGCGAGGTCTTCGCTGCCGGGGATGAACTGGCCCTGCAGAAACTGGAACTCTGTCTGCAACCACGGCGGCTCGAGAACGTGATGTCCCGAAAGAAGGACTTCCTGCCCCATATCGGTCAGCTGGTCAGGAGACTCTAA
- a CDS encoding ferredoxin domain-containing protein has product MNEETRAVRMVADLMALSARTAPKAKGEDSLVIRVAEGEELLALAEEMRTISEQRNIRFFVRDAENISISDACLLVGTHGEVTAGVNCGGCGFPTCREMLDAFEKKENESNESPFIAPSCVLRITDLGIAIGSAVKTASIHNVDNRVMYSAGVAALSLGWLEDCTVAFGVPVSASGKSPYFDRQRM; this is encoded by the coding sequence ATGAACGAAGAAACACGTGCGGTCAGGATGGTGGCCGACCTGATGGCCCTCTCTGCACGCACAGCCCCCAAAGCCAAAGGTGAAGATTCCCTGGTGATACGGGTCGCTGAAGGCGAGGAACTCCTGGCCCTGGCGGAGGAGATGCGAACGATCAGCGAACAGCGGAATATCCGGTTTTTCGTTCGCGATGCTGAGAATATCAGCATCAGCGATGCCTGCCTGCTCGTCGGGACGCATGGGGAGGTGACAGCCGGCGTCAACTGCGGGGGCTGCGGGTTCCCGACCTGTCGCGAGATGCTGGATGCCTTTGAGAAGAAGGAGAACGAATCCAACGAGAGCCCCTTCATCGCCCCCAGTTGTGTGCTCCGGATCACCGACCTCGGGATCGCCATCGGGTCGGCGGTGAAGACCGCGTCGATTCATAACGTGGACAACCGGGTGATGTACTCGGCAGGGGTCGCCGCCCTCTCGCTCGGATGGCTGGAGGACTGCACGGTGGCCTTCGGGGTGCCGGTCAGTGCCAGCGGAAAGAGCCCGTACTTCGATCGGCAGCGGATGTAA
- a CDS encoding GHMP kinase yields the protein MATMMIRGGDLDLVEYDFKTFQPGEYLQTLGFDLTDAVRPVDGPVTVRAPSRIHLTVLDMNRFAPEHPGGGGIGFAIQLYCTATAECTPAGIEISYSREPLLRHLVSLMVKLTGYTGGLKITAEDHTYAHIGLGSTSTILTVVAHAINTVLGSPLTDEQIRLLLGHNYVEETAEGTIAFGFETGVGPAVSTYGGFAVMGDELVLAYQHPFAEGYQVYIVIPESDTSSAGAQEFDLLMNRARSLDYQDRELKAYMVLMDLIPALEKEDVKRAGDVIWEIEFRGSKRAEVEHHSFELYYQMSRLRNAGFEFVGMSSVGPSIALITRKDRKTVEELLKPLDLSVAIETMVDNIGLQIQYP from the coding sequence ATGGCCACGATGATGATCAGAGGCGGGGACCTGGACCTCGTCGAATACGATTTCAAGACCTTTCAACCTGGGGAGTACCTCCAGACACTGGGCTTCGACCTGACAGATGCTGTGAGACCGGTGGATGGGCCGGTGACCGTGCGTGCACCGTCCCGCATCCACCTGACCGTGCTGGATATGAACCGGTTCGCCCCTGAGCATCCTGGTGGGGGAGGGATCGGGTTTGCCATTCAGCTGTACTGCACAGCCACGGCCGAGTGCACGCCGGCAGGGATCGAGATCTCCTACTCCCGCGAGCCGCTGCTCCGTCACCTCGTCTCCCTCATGGTGAAGCTCACCGGGTATACCGGCGGGCTGAAGATCACTGCCGAGGACCACACCTATGCCCATATCGGACTCGGGTCGACCTCCACGATCCTGACCGTCGTCGCCCACGCCATCAACACAGTGCTCGGTTCTCCTCTCACCGACGAGCAGATCCGGCTGCTGTTGGGGCACAACTACGTCGAAGAGACCGCCGAAGGGACGATCGCGTTCGGGTTTGAGACTGGTGTCGGTCCTGCAGTCAGCACCTACGGCGGCTTTGCGGTGATGGGCGACGAACTGGTCCTGGCCTACCAGCATCCGTTCGCCGAAGGCTACCAGGTCTACATCGTGATACCGGAGAGCGACACATCCTCGGCCGGTGCGCAGGAGTTCGACCTGCTGATGAACAGGGCCAGATCGCTCGACTATCAGGACCGGGAACTGAAGGCCTACATGGTACTGATGGACCTGATCCCTGCCCTTGAGAAGGAAGACGTGAAGCGGGCGGGGGATGTGATCTGGGAGATCGAGTTCCGCGGCTCCAAGCGGGCCGAGGTGGAGCACCACAGCTTCGAACTCTATTATCAGATGAGCCGGCTTCGGAACGCAGGGTTCGAGTTCGTCGGGATGTCCTCGGTCGGCCCGTCGATCGCCCTGATCACACGAAAAGACCGGAAAACCGTCGAAGAACTGCTCAAACCCCTTGATCTTTCCGTGGCCATCGAGACGATGGTTGACAACATCGGACTGCAGATACAGTATCCGTAA
- the gltA gene encoding NADPH-dependent glutamate synthase produces the protein MLDRKVNERIRDFHEVALGFSADEAILEAERCLQCKKPLCVTGCPVGIDIPAFISAIAAGDFSVAATTIKEQNMLPAICGRVCPQETQCEGACVLKNKDTPINIGALERFAADWERERGFSAEQKSREQTGRRVAVVGSGPAGLTAAAELARRGHKVTIFESLHEAGGVLSYGIPAFRLPKEIVKAEIDQVLAMGVDLKVNYLVGRSVSVPELLAFDAVFIATGAGLPGFMGIEGEQMNGVYSANEYLTRVNLMHADQFPVFDTPVKAGSRVVVAGGGNVAMDAARVARRMGARVTLVYRRREEDLPARREEVVHALEEGVEIINCAAPIRLLGDGVVTGVECVTMKMCGLDGSGRPTPEPVADQTFVIDADVFIEAIGQSPNPLLIREVSGLSIGARGNLVVDDDGRTSIGHVFAGGDVATGAATVILAMGAGKTAAAAIDRMFKEQ, from the coding sequence ATGCTTGATCGCAAGGTAAACGAACGGATCCGGGACTTTCATGAGGTCGCGCTCGGTTTTTCAGCAGACGAGGCGATCCTCGAGGCAGAGCGGTGCCTTCAGTGCAAAAAACCGCTCTGTGTGACTGGTTGCCCGGTCGGGATCGACATTCCGGCGTTCATCAGCGCCATCGCTGCAGGGGACTTCTCGGTTGCAGCCACCACGATCAAGGAGCAGAACATGCTCCCTGCGATCTGCGGCAGGGTCTGTCCGCAGGAGACCCAGTGTGAGGGGGCCTGTGTCCTGAAGAACAAGGACACACCGATCAATATCGGTGCCCTGGAACGGTTCGCCGCGGATTGGGAGCGGGAACGTGGTTTTTCCGCCGAACAGAAGTCACGGGAACAGACCGGCCGCCGTGTGGCGGTCGTCGGTTCGGGCCCGGCCGGGTTGACTGCAGCAGCAGAGCTGGCCCGCCGCGGACATAAGGTTACGATCTTTGAATCGCTTCACGAAGCCGGGGGGGTGCTCAGTTATGGGATCCCGGCATTCCGACTCCCCAAAGAGATTGTGAAGGCCGAGATCGATCAGGTGCTCGCCATGGGGGTCGACCTGAAGGTGAACTACCTGGTCGGCCGGTCGGTCTCTGTTCCGGAACTGCTCGCCTTCGATGCGGTCTTCATCGCCACCGGCGCAGGTCTGCCCGGGTTCATGGGGATCGAGGGCGAGCAGATGAATGGTGTCTACTCGGCCAATGAGTACCTGACCAGGGTGAACCTGATGCATGCAGACCAGTTCCCGGTCTTTGACACCCCGGTCAAAGCCGGGAGCCGGGTCGTTGTGGCCGGCGGGGGCAATGTCGCCATGGATGCGGCCCGTGTCGCCCGCCGGATGGGTGCCAGGGTCACGCTGGTCTACCGGAGGCGGGAGGAGGATCTCCCGGCTCGAAGGGAAGAGGTCGTGCACGCCCTGGAGGAAGGAGTCGAGATCATTAACTGCGCCGCTCCAATTCGTCTCCTCGGCGACGGGGTGGTCACTGGTGTCGAATGCGTGACGATGAAGATGTGCGGGCTCGATGGCAGCGGCCGGCCCACCCCTGAGCCGGTGGCCGACCAGACCTTTGTGATCGATGCCGATGTCTTCATCGAGGCGATCGGTCAGAGCCCGAACCCGCTGCTCATCCGGGAGGTCAGCGGCCTCTCGATCGGTGCGCGTGGAAATCTGGTCGTCGACGATGACGGGCGGACCAGTATCGGGCATGTCTTTGCCGGTGGGGATGTGGCCACCGGCGCTGCTACGGTGATCCTTGCGATGGGTGCCGGAAAGACCGCAGCAGCGGCGATCGATCGTATGTTTAAAGAGCAGTGA
- a CDS encoding sulfide/dihydroorotate dehydrogenase-like FAD/NAD-binding protein, translated as MYKIEETTQLADRVHQIWIRAPHVAHHAQAGQFVIIRIDEQGERIPLTISGVNGDLVRVIFMAVGKTTHHLASLAAGEHVRDVAGPLGRPSEMISGGTCVVIGGGVGVASTPIIAKAAKDAGNHVIGIIGARNAGLLILEDEMRAVCDELFITTDDGSKGTHGFVSDVLKTLLAERKLDLVWVIGPAIMMKVTSGVTQPFGVKTFVSLNPIMVDGSGMCGSCRVIVGGETRFACVDGPEFDAHQVDFNSLMARQRVYTEEEKVALERHQAAHCGCEEGGNHHA; from the coding sequence TTGTATAAGATCGAAGAGACGACGCAGCTGGCTGATCGGGTCCATCAGATATGGATCCGGGCCCCGCATGTGGCTCATCATGCACAGGCAGGCCAGTTCGTGATCATACGGATCGATGAGCAGGGTGAACGGATACCGCTGACGATCTCCGGGGTGAACGGAGACCTGGTCAGAGTGATCTTTATGGCAGTCGGGAAGACAACCCATCACCTCGCCTCCCTGGCGGCAGGGGAGCATGTTCGGGATGTTGCCGGGCCACTCGGCCGACCGAGCGAGATGATCAGCGGCGGGACCTGCGTGGTGATCGGGGGAGGAGTTGGTGTCGCCTCCACCCCGATCATCGCGAAGGCAGCAAAGGATGCCGGCAATCATGTGATCGGGATCATCGGGGCGCGAAACGCCGGTCTGTTGATCCTTGAGGACGAGATGCGTGCCGTCTGCGACGAACTCTTCATCACGACCGATGACGGGTCCAAGGGAACCCACGGTTTCGTCAGCGATGTTCTCAAGACGTTGCTCGCCGAGCGGAAACTCGATCTGGTCTGGGTCATCGGTCCGGCGATCATGATGAAGGTCACCTCTGGGGTTACGCAGCCGTTCGGGGTGAAGACCTTCGTGAGTCTGAACCCTATCATGGTCGACGGGTCAGGGATGTGCGGTTCCTGCAGGGTGATCGTCGGTGGCGAGACCAGGTTCGCCTGTGTGGACGGCCCCGAGTTCGATGCGCACCAGGTCGACTTCAACAGTCTGATGGCCAGGCAGCGCGTCTATACCGAGGAGGAGAAGGTGGCTCTCGAGCGGCACCAGGCAGCTCATTGTGGCTGTGAAGAGGGAGGAAACCATCATGCTTGA